One genomic segment of Kordiimonas sp. SCSIO 12603 includes these proteins:
- a CDS encoding ABC transporter permease subunit: MHISTIIKREFASYFATPVAYVFLVIFLVLQGMFTFYMGAFYEREQADLVSFFTYQPWLFLFLIPAIGMRLWAEERKSGTFELLLTLPVPLSAIVIGKYLAAFLFAAFALLLTFPIWVTVNWLGDPDNGVIITGYLGSLLVAGSFLAIGAAMSATTKNQVVAFILSVCACFFFMVSGLPMVLDAFSSWAPEPIVLAISNLSLLTHFDNLQKGVIVASDLVYFGALIFGWLWVNRVVIESKREAG; the protein is encoded by the coding sequence ATGCATATTTCCACCATCATAAAACGTGAGTTTGCCAGCTATTTTGCAACACCAGTTGCCTATGTGTTTTTGGTTATCTTCCTTGTTTTACAGGGTATGTTTACTTTTTACATGGGTGCTTTTTATGAGCGTGAGCAGGCAGATTTAGTTTCATTTTTCACCTATCAACCTTGGCTGTTTCTGTTTTTGATACCTGCCATTGGCATGCGATTATGGGCGGAAGAGAGGAAAAGCGGCACTTTTGAACTGCTACTCACACTGCCAGTGCCTTTGAGCGCTATTGTGATTGGTAAGTATCTGGCGGCCTTTTTGTTTGCAGCTTTTGCTCTTTTGCTGACGTTCCCTATCTGGGTGACAGTGAATTGGTTGGGCGATCCAGATAACGGCGTAATTATTACCGGTTATCTCGGGTCTTTGCTTGTAGCTGGAAGTTTCCTTGCGATTGGCGCAGCAATGTCGGCTACAACAAAAAACCAAGTGGTAGCTTTCATCTTATCTGTATGTGCTTGTTTCTTTTTTATGGTTTCAGGCTTACCTATGGTGCTCGATGCATTCAGTAGCTGGGCACCTGAACCAATTGTACTTGCGATTTCCAATCTAAGTCTTCTTACTCATTTTGATAACCTGCAAAAGGGTGTGATTGTAGCCAGTGATTTGGTTTATTTTGGAGCGCTGATTTTTGGATGGCTCTGGGTGAACCGTGTAGTGATCGAAAGTAAGAGAGAGGCGGGTTAA
- a CDS encoding Gldg family protein: protein MSKLLSRTSIQFLLAVLMFLSVTVLADRYLRAFRVDLTEGGLYTLTEGTETLLAETQDSVSMEFYFSRTLATPYPQLLNYGKRVEDMLRAFSVASSGQITLSIIDPKPFSEEEDDAVAAGLKGIPMGDGSVFYLGLKVANDLDGEAIIPFFTEERENFLEYDLVKLLASLGNEDKKTLALLTSLPMQFGAGGAQAALSGQGQPYVIYQQLQEFFDVSMLAADFTALPDSTDVLLVVHPPVLTDDQLFAIDQFVLSGGRALVFLDPHSEAMDPRAVTPQVSNLGPLLKAWGAEMPEGMVVGDASLAQRVQVGGYGPDSIKDYLFWLGIKKDFLSADDIVAGSVDNLNLASSGVLLPVEGASTRFDPLVSTSAVAMLYDAQRATGQPDPDALLGDFVADGNSYALVARLTGAAKTAFPEKAEAGISDGTINIVVGADVDLFEDRFWVQLQELLGQRIVVPLAGNGSFILNLADHISGSDSLLELRGRGVMKRPFGVVDRLRKNAEAKYLAEERILQERLQVAEQRIAELEAQQPEGSTVFSSEQEAEIDSFRDQLLETRKELRTVNRNLHEEIDGLGKLLAFINIAFVPIIIVLFVLLRLFIRRRRAVV from the coding sequence ATGTCCAAGTTGTTGAGCCGTACATCTATTCAGTTCCTGTTAGCAGTTCTGATGTTTCTGTCTGTGACTGTGCTTGCGGACCGCTACTTACGAGCGTTCCGTGTCGATCTTACGGAGGGTGGTCTATATACCTTAACAGAAGGTACAGAAACCCTGTTGGCGGAAACTCAGGATTCCGTGTCTATGGAGTTTTATTTCTCCCGCACCCTGGCTACACCGTATCCTCAACTTTTGAATTACGGGAAACGCGTCGAAGATATGCTCAGGGCTTTTTCCGTGGCGAGCAGTGGTCAGATCACTCTTTCTATTATTGACCCAAAACCCTTTTCTGAAGAAGAAGATGATGCAGTTGCCGCTGGACTTAAGGGCATTCCAATGGGGGATGGTTCAGTCTTTTACCTTGGGTTGAAGGTGGCAAATGATCTGGATGGTGAAGCCATTATTCCTTTCTTTACGGAAGAGCGGGAAAACTTCCTTGAATATGATTTGGTGAAATTGCTTGCCTCCCTTGGAAATGAAGATAAGAAAACGCTCGCGCTTCTCACCAGCTTACCGATGCAGTTTGGTGCAGGAGGCGCACAAGCAGCGCTTTCTGGGCAAGGGCAACCCTATGTTATCTATCAGCAGCTTCAGGAATTTTTCGATGTTTCGATGTTAGCTGCAGATTTCACAGCACTTCCAGATAGTACCGATGTGTTGTTGGTGGTGCATCCACCAGTTCTTACTGATGATCAGTTGTTTGCAATTGATCAGTTTGTACTGTCTGGTGGTCGTGCTCTTGTGTTCCTTGATCCACATTCGGAAGCGATGGACCCGCGTGCCGTAACGCCACAAGTATCAAATCTTGGCCCACTCCTTAAAGCGTGGGGTGCTGAGATGCCAGAAGGTATGGTGGTTGGCGATGCGTCCTTAGCTCAACGTGTTCAGGTAGGAGGGTATGGACCGGATTCTATTAAAGACTATCTCTTCTGGCTCGGCATAAAGAAAGATTTCTTGTCGGCGGACGATATTGTTGCAGGTTCTGTAGATAACCTGAATCTTGCAAGCAGCGGTGTGTTACTGCCAGTTGAAGGGGCTTCTACACGGTTTGACCCTCTTGTTAGTACAAGCGCTGTGGCGATGCTCTATGATGCGCAGCGTGCAACAGGGCAGCCGGACCCAGACGCTTTGCTGGGTGATTTTGTGGCAGACGGTAACAGTTATGCTCTGGTAGCCCGTTTGACAGGCGCTGCAAAAACAGCATTTCCCGAAAAAGCGGAAGCTGGCATTTCAGATGGCACGATTAATATCGTGGTTGGTGCCGATGTTGATCTGTTTGAAGATCGTTTCTGGGTGCAACTTCAGGAGTTGTTGGGGCAGAGGATTGTGGTGCCGCTTGCAGGTAATGGCAGTTTTATCCTTAACCTTGCTGATCATATTTCAGGCAGTGATTCTTTGCTCGAGCTGCGTGGACGAGGTGTGATGAAGCGTCCGTTTGGTGTTGTCGATAGGCTCCGGAAAAATGCAGAGGCAAAATACCTGGCGGAAGAGCGTATACTTCAGGAACGCCTGCAGGTAGCAGAGCAACGTATTGCGGAACTTGAGGCACAACAGCCTGAAGGCTCTACAGTTTTCTCGAGTGAGCAGGAAGCGGAAATCGACTCCTTCAGGGATCAACTTCTTGAAACACGTAAGGAATTGCGGACAGTGAACCGTAATCTGCACGAAGAGATTGACGGCCTTGGAAAGTTGCTTGCCTTCATAAATATTGCTTTCGTGCCGATTATTATTGTCCTTTTCGTGCTTCTAAGGCTATTCATACGCCGCCGTAGGGCTGTTGTATAG
- a CDS encoding DUF4340 domain-containing protein: MSERLTNILGYLTLFAILGAIWVLFGEDPSKEQGARNEPTFSNVDQQINDVEEINILSEKGQVSLARTNDGWVVKSRDAYQADDEKVRAFLRGIAKSERREPKTSNQSRFDVLGLGTKAKTISLKAAGGATVLEFAMGKRKANATSGRSLTYIYQDTDTRSWLVSELAEAQVDSAWWLDHSLFRFDDARVSDVTVNGVWLTRKFGDQDFKLQGVKANEQALPNWQLHSPARAIADFTFTDAKKLGNPLAEPFAKAVLNTYDGMVVTVDIYQMDEGRWAKISAAYDDTLRLDQEGLKAAAEVQAEIASIMAATREWVFKLSEIDAGTLSSVRADFVSNKQ, from the coding sequence ATGTCTGAAAGACTGACGAATATTTTAGGGTATCTCACGCTCTTCGCAATTTTGGGTGCGATTTGGGTGTTGTTTGGAGAAGACCCTTCAAAAGAGCAGGGCGCTCGCAACGAACCAACTTTCTCAAATGTTGATCAACAAATTAATGATGTTGAGGAAATTAACATCCTTTCTGAGAAAGGGCAGGTTTCATTAGCCCGCACTAATGATGGTTGGGTTGTTAAAAGCAGAGATGCATATCAGGCTGATGATGAAAAAGTTCGTGCTTTTTTGAGGGGGATTGCAAAATCTGAGCGCAGAGAGCCAAAGACCTCGAACCAAAGCCGCTTTGACGTTCTTGGTTTAGGTACAAAGGCAAAGACTATTTCTCTTAAGGCAGCAGGCGGTGCAACAGTTCTTGAGTTTGCAATGGGGAAGCGTAAGGCAAATGCAACAAGTGGCCGTTCGTTAACCTACATCTATCAAGATACAGATACGCGTAGTTGGTTGGTCTCTGAGCTGGCAGAAGCTCAGGTCGACTCTGCCTGGTGGCTTGATCATTCTCTTTTCCGATTTGATGATGCACGAGTGAGCGACGTAACGGTAAATGGTGTGTGGTTAACGCGTAAGTTTGGCGATCAGGACTTTAAGCTTCAGGGTGTAAAAGCTAATGAGCAAGCACTGCCGAATTGGCAGTTACATTCACCAGCTCGTGCTATCGCGGATTTCACTTTTACTGATGCTAAAAAGCTTGGAAACCCGCTTGCTGAACCGTTTGCGAAAGCTGTGCTGAATACATATGACGGTATGGTAGTAACTGTGGATATTTACCAGATGGATGAAGGTCGTTGGGCCAAAATATCAGCAGCATATGATGATACCCTGCGCTTAGATCAGGAAGGGCTGAAAGCGGCTGCGGAAGTACAAGCCGAAATTGCCTCTATTATGGCTGCAACACGCGAATGGGTGTTTAAGCTATCTGAGATTGACGCTGGTACTTTATCTTCCGTTCGGGCTGATTTTGTCAGTAATAAGCAATAA
- the htpG gene encoding molecular chaperone HtpG, with amino-acid sequence MSETVNKKTEKMGFEAEVSRLLHMMVHSVYSDREIFLRELVSNASDACDKLRYGVLTDASLKTDGNDFGIAIVADAEAKTITVSDNGIGMNRDDLIANLGTIARSGTANFVDQLTGDSKKDVQLIGQFGVGFYSVFMVAGDVSVTTRKAGEDTAWRWISKGEGSYEIEEASKEHQGTEIVLHIKDDAAEFLEQHRLSNIVTTYSDHIEVPITLAIKGKEEADAEAKIVNEGSAIWARPKSDITDEQYTEFYRHVGHAFDEPAHRLHYKVEGMQEYTVLLYVPTQKPMDLFDPARKNRVKLYVKKVFISDDSADILPGWLRFMRGVVDSQDLPLNVSREMLQNNPVVSRMSKAITKKVLGEFEKMAEKDAAKFENIWAEFGGVIKEGIYEDFERRDQILKLSRFKSTSAEGWTTLADYVSRMKDKQDKIYYITGTDEAALKRSPQLEGFKARGIEVLLLADAVDDFWLQMVPDFEGKGFASITRGTSDLDDIAGVEKKAEEQAPEGELTTLITLMKEVLGDKVSDVRASNRLTDTSSCLVASDTGMDMAMERMLKAHNQLDAVTAKVLEINPSHGLIRKLAKKAGEKGAMDTLADPVWLVLDQAKILEGDALDDAAAFARRLSAAMEAGLA; translated from the coding sequence ATGTCTGAAACGGTGAATAAGAAAACCGAAAAAATGGGTTTTGAGGCAGAGGTTTCCCGCCTTCTGCATATGATGGTTCACTCTGTTTATTCTGATAGAGAAATCTTCCTCCGTGAGCTGGTATCAAATGCGTCTGACGCGTGCGACAAACTGCGTTACGGCGTCCTTACAGATGCTTCTTTGAAAACAGATGGGAATGATTTTGGTATCGCCATCGTTGCGGATGCTGAAGCAAAAACCATTACTGTTTCAGATAATGGTATTGGTATGAACCGTGATGATTTGATTGCGAACCTCGGTACCATCGCGCGTTCAGGCACAGCTAATTTTGTTGACCAGTTAACAGGTGACAGCAAAAAAGATGTGCAGCTTATTGGTCAGTTTGGTGTTGGCTTCTACAGCGTATTTATGGTGGCAGGTGATGTTTCGGTAACGACGCGGAAAGCCGGTGAAGACACTGCTTGGCGCTGGATCAGCAAGGGTGAAGGTTCTTACGAAATTGAAGAAGCTTCCAAGGAACATCAGGGAACAGAGATTGTTCTGCACATCAAAGATGATGCCGCAGAATTCCTTGAGCAGCACCGCCTGAGCAATATTGTCACTACATACAGTGATCATATTGAGGTGCCGATCACGCTTGCCATCAAAGGCAAAGAAGAAGCTGACGCAGAAGCGAAGATTGTTAACGAAGGTTCCGCGATTTGGGCGCGCCCGAAATCAGATATCACTGACGAGCAGTATACAGAGTTTTACCGTCACGTAGGCCACGCCTTTGATGAGCCTGCACACCGTCTTCACTATAAAGTGGAAGGTATGCAGGAATATACTGTGCTTCTCTATGTACCGACACAGAAGCCGATGGACTTGTTTGATCCAGCGCGTAAAAATCGTGTGAAGCTTTATGTGAAGAAAGTGTTCATCTCTGACGATTCTGCCGACATCCTGCCAGGATGGCTCCGTTTTATGCGCGGTGTTGTGGATAGCCAGGATTTGCCGCTTAATGTGAGCCGCGAGATGCTGCAGAACAACCCTGTTGTCAGCCGTATGTCGAAAGCCATTACCAAGAAGGTTCTTGGTGAATTTGAGAAAATGGCTGAGAAAGATGCCGCGAAATTTGAAAACATCTGGGCTGAATTTGGTGGTGTGATCAAAGAAGGCATCTATGAAGATTTCGAACGCCGTGATCAAATTCTAAAGCTGTCACGTTTTAAATCTACTTCGGCTGAAGGCTGGACAACACTTGCGGATTATGTATCCCGCATGAAAGACAAGCAGGATAAGATTTATTATATCACCGGCACGGATGAAGCAGCGTTGAAGCGCAGCCCGCAGCTTGAAGGTTTCAAGGCACGCGGTATTGAAGTGCTGCTCCTCGCTGATGCTGTGGATGATTTCTGGCTGCAGATGGTCCCTGACTTTGAAGGCAAAGGCTTTGCTTCTATCACGCGCGGAACGAGCGATCTCGATGATATCGCAGGTGTGGAAAAGAAAGCTGAAGAGCAAGCGCCAGAGGGTGAGCTTACAACACTTATCACTCTGATGAAGGAAGTTCTCGGCGACAAGGTATCTGATGTTCGGGCGTCTAACCGCCTTACTGATACGTCTTCCTGCCTAGTGGCAAGTGATACAGGTATGGATATGGCGATGGAGCGTATGCTTAAAGCCCATAACCAGCTTGATGCAGTAACAGCAAAAGTGCTTGAGATTAATCCAAGCCACGGCCTGATCAGAAAGCTTGCGAAGAAAGCAGGTGAAAAAGGCGCGATGGATACACTCGCTGATCCTGTTTGGCTTGTGCTTGATCAGGCTAAAATCCTGGAAGGTGATGCGCTTGATGATGCCGCGGCCTTCGCTCGCCGATTGTCTGCGGCAATGGAAGCAGGTCTCGCGTAA
- a CDS encoding BLUF domain-containing protein, with protein MGEACKGLHKLLYVSERDLSVPCDLERILKNARQVNRENGITGALWYDGKQFVQWLEGPKIAVENIYAHIFEARQHKNVRTVYFEPTLKRIYAEWYMGYYGDFREDPEIMNVLSRDTGATLSTDLMVNPALWQTEERLPD; from the coding sequence ATGGGTGAAGCTTGTAAAGGGTTACATAAATTACTGTATGTGAGTGAACGCGATTTGTCGGTTCCATGTGATCTGGAACGCATTCTGAAAAATGCTCGGCAGGTTAATAGAGAAAACGGCATAACAGGTGCTCTCTGGTATGACGGCAAGCAGTTTGTTCAGTGGTTGGAAGGCCCTAAAATAGCTGTTGAGAACATCTATGCCCACATTTTCGAAGCACGACAGCATAAAAATGTACGAACAGTTTACTTTGAGCCAACTTTGAAGCGTATCTACGCCGAGTGGTATATGGGGTATTATGGCGATTTCCGGGAAGACCCAGAAATTATGAATGTGCTCTCCAGAGATACCGGGGCAACTCTTTCAACGGATCTGATGGTAAATCCAGCTTTGTGGCAAACTGAAGAAAGGCTGCCTGATTAG
- a CDS encoding HlyC/CorC family transporter → MEDAATVFDTVFWITAGIIFVLLLLSGFFSGSETALTAASKARIHQLMRGGDKRATRVAKLIDDKEKLIGAILLGNNLVNILASALATSLLIKIAGEEGVVYATLVMTLLVLIFAEVLPKSYAIANPDKMALSVAWFINIIVTVFSPIVAMVRQIVRLTLKLFGADISEMGHALSAQDELRGAIDLHGQEGGLVKEDKHMLGSILDLEDVTIEDVMVHRSSMQTIDLAEKSQDIISAVVRSPYTRLPVYEGSVENIVGVLHAKDVLRAIRRSNGQMHRFNAKRIMTKPWFVPETTTLKEQLNAFLERKAHFALVVDEYGDIQGLVTLEDILEEIVGDIADEHDFEVAGVRTLADGTVQSEGTVSIRDLNRMFDWDLSDEDATTIAGLVIHYAEAIPIVGKQYKFDGFQFEITARSRNQITGVRIKKTR, encoded by the coding sequence ATGGAAGATGCGGCAACGGTGTTTGATACAGTCTTCTGGATAACTGCAGGCATTATTTTTGTGCTTCTGTTGCTTTCGGGTTTTTTCTCAGGTTCAGAAACCGCACTAACCGCTGCCTCTAAAGCTCGTATTCACCAGCTTATGCGCGGCGGGGACAAACGCGCAACTCGAGTTGCCAAACTTATCGATGATAAGGAAAAACTGATTGGCGCGATCCTGCTTGGCAACAACCTGGTGAACATTCTAGCTTCCGCCTTAGCGACCAGCCTTCTTATCAAAATCGCAGGCGAAGAAGGGGTTGTGTATGCCACACTGGTGATGACACTTCTCGTTCTTATCTTCGCCGAAGTTCTTCCAAAGTCATACGCAATCGCGAACCCCGATAAGATGGCTCTGAGCGTGGCCTGGTTTATCAATATTATCGTAACCGTATTCTCCCCTATTGTTGCTATGGTACGCCAAATCGTGCGCCTTACATTAAAGCTTTTTGGTGCTGATATTTCCGAGATGGGCCACGCACTTTCCGCACAGGACGAGCTACGCGGTGCTATCGATCTTCACGGTCAGGAAGGTGGTTTGGTAAAAGAAGACAAACACATGCTTGGCTCCATCCTAGATCTGGAAGATGTCACGATTGAAGACGTGATGGTGCACCGCTCCAGTATGCAAACCATCGATCTGGCCGAAAAATCACAGGATATTATCTCCGCTGTTGTTCGCAGCCCATACACCCGCCTGCCGGTTTATGAAGGCAGTGTTGAAAATATCGTTGGTGTCCTGCATGCTAAAGATGTATTGCGCGCTATTCGCCGCTCAAACGGGCAAATGCACCGTTTCAATGCCAAACGCATCATGACCAAGCCTTGGTTTGTGCCGGAAACCACCACGCTTAAGGAACAGTTGAATGCCTTCCTTGAACGTAAGGCACATTTTGCACTGGTTGTTGACGAATACGGCGACATTCAAGGGCTGGTGACCCTTGAAGATATCCTTGAGGAAATTGTTGGCGATATTGCTGATGAGCATGATTTCGAAGTAGCTGGTGTTCGCACGTTGGCGGACGGTACCGTTCAAAGTGAAGGTACGGTTTCCATCCGTGACCTGAACCGTATGTTTGATTGGGATCTGTCCGACGAAGACGCCACAACGATCGCTGGGCTTGTGATCCACTATGCAGAAGCAATTCCGATTGTAGGAAAGCAGTATAAGTTTGATGGATTTCAATTTGAAATTACCGCTCGGTCTCGAAACCAGATAACCGGCGTACGCATCAAGAAAACCCGGTAG
- the aroB gene encoding 3-dehydroquinate synthase — protein sequence MTHDTDQQAIIHLPLGDRSYDIVIKGGALSELGSYVAPHLKNKRVFVVTEETVAGFYKEQVTAALDREDISQKWFTLTPGEGTKNFSVFEKLLNDMLGAGIERKDIILALGGGVIGDLAGFTAASVLRGINFIQVPTTLLSQVDSSVGGKTGINTPYGKNLVGAFHQPKAVVIDPYVLNTLPKREVQAGYAEVVKYGLIDDPAFFEWLEENGHALISGENSNQQLAAQIYAIEESCKAKARIVVEDERESGKRALLNLGHTFGHALEAECGYDGTLLHGEGVGIGMVMALDLSAKLGLAETSEKNRLIKHLKSVGMKAFASEIGVELNAKTLMAHMTKDKKAEAGDIGFIVGGIGKAEMRRGIDLDLVEAVLQNSINGK from the coding sequence ATGACACACGATACCGACCAGCAAGCGATCATTCATCTGCCTCTCGGTGATCGGTCATATGATATTGTCATCAAAGGTGGCGCTCTCTCTGAACTGGGCAGCTATGTTGCTCCTCATCTGAAAAACAAACGTGTATTTGTTGTAACCGAAGAAACAGTTGCGGGGTTTTATAAAGAACAAGTAACGGCAGCGCTGGATCGGGAAGATATCAGCCAGAAATGGTTCACTCTTACACCCGGTGAAGGCACCAAGAATTTCAGTGTTTTTGAAAAACTACTCAATGACATGCTTGGCGCAGGGATCGAACGCAAAGATATTATTCTGGCGCTTGGTGGCGGTGTTATCGGCGACCTAGCAGGCTTCACTGCAGCTTCAGTTCTACGCGGCATTAATTTCATTCAGGTACCAACAACACTACTTTCACAGGTTGATAGCAGCGTAGGCGGAAAAACCGGCATCAACACTCCGTACGGCAAAAATTTAGTGGGCGCATTCCACCAGCCAAAAGCCGTGGTGATTGATCCATATGTACTAAACACGCTCCCAAAACGTGAAGTACAGGCTGGTTATGCAGAAGTGGTGAAATACGGCCTTATTGATGACCCTGCTTTCTTTGAGTGGCTTGAAGAAAATGGCCATGCGCTAATAAGCGGTGAAAACAGCAACCAACAACTGGCTGCACAGATTTACGCTATTGAAGAAAGCTGCAAGGCCAAAGCGCGTATTGTTGTAGAAGACGAACGGGAAAGCGGCAAACGCGCCCTTCTCAATTTAGGCCATACCTTCGGCCATGCCCTTGAAGCGGAATGCGGATATGATGGCACCCTCCTTCACGGTGAAGGTGTTGGTATTGGCATGGTGATGGCGCTTGATCTATCCGCCAAACTTGGCCTCGCTGAAACAAGCGAGAAAAACCGGCTCATAAAACATCTTAAATCCGTTGGGATGAAAGCCTTTGCTTCCGAAATTGGTGTTGAGCTTAATGCTAAAACCCTGATGGCGCACATGACCAAGGATAAAAAAGCTGAAGCAGGTGATATTGGCTTTATCGTCGGCGGCATTGGTAAAGCTGAGATGCGTCGCGGGATAGACCTTGATCTTGTAGAAGCGGTTCTGCAAAACTCCATCAACGGCAAATAA
- a CDS encoding shikimate kinase, translated as MPRRRKNFRQTSVINPSALGVDRTIVLVGLMGVGKTTVGRRLAKKLGMDFVDSDHEIEKAADMTISEIFEEYGEEDFRAGERRVISRLLDGNPQVIATGGGAFINQETRRMIKDKGLSIWLDADIDTLVERTGRRDTRPLLKQGDPKEILTKLANERSPLYGKADLKVMSGAGPHETVVDNILQALKDREAR; from the coding sequence ATGCCTAGACGACGCAAAAATTTCAGACAAACAAGTGTTATCAACCCAAGTGCCCTTGGAGTGGACCGCACGATCGTGCTTGTGGGCCTGATGGGTGTTGGTAAAACCACTGTTGGCAGACGCTTAGCAAAAAAACTTGGTATGGATTTTGTGGATTCAGACCATGAAATTGAAAAAGCTGCCGACATGACGATTTCCGAGATTTTTGAAGAATATGGAGAAGAGGATTTCCGCGCTGGTGAACGCCGTGTAATTTCCCGCCTTCTTGATGGCAACCCACAGGTTATTGCCACTGGCGGCGGTGCGTTTATCAATCAGGAAACTCGCCGCATGATCAAGGATAAAGGCCTGAGCATCTGGCTGGACGCAGATATCGATACGCTAGTGGAACGAACTGGCCGCAGAGATACACGCCCGCTTCTCAAACAAGGTGATCCAAAAGAGATTTTGACCAAGCTCGCCAACGAGCGTTCCCCGCTTTACGGCAAAGCTGATTTGAAAGTGATGTCCGGCGCCGGGCCACATGAAACAGTCGTTGATAATATCCTGCAAGCGCTCAAAGACAGGGAAGCCCGCTAA
- a CDS encoding CaiB/BaiF CoA-transferase family protein — MVKEFSLQKPLAGVKVIELSTMITASLATMMLADQGAEVIKVEAITGDPLRLLGTSSNGISAMFTNCNRGKKSVAVDLKDNAAQAAVRALIQDADVVIHNFRPGVMDRLGLGSEQLRTDNPALIFVEINGFGKDGPLANAPAYDSVIQALSGLTAVQSDGGRPGFMKTLLCDKVTAYTAWQAITAALYVRERSEDQQGQHIDISMLHAMLAFMWPDCMANETFLDDGIPKSPNIADVFWVTTVQDGHISIMAATDDQWAGVFRILGKPELIDDPRYADLYGRVKHIGELREIMNAGFAKFTLKELLARLKDEDVPGTECLDREKAITHPQVTALELVEEHACSVMGNLRAVAPPISFEGKRGVSGLPAPKLGLHTRECLMTAGLSEDQIKAFEAEKCIFVAS, encoded by the coding sequence ATGGTCAAAGAGTTTTCGCTGCAAAAACCGCTTGCTGGTGTGAAGGTGATAGAATTGTCCACAATGATCACAGCCTCACTTGCCACTATGATGCTTGCCGATCAGGGCGCAGAAGTCATTAAGGTTGAAGCCATTACAGGTGATCCACTCCGGCTCCTCGGGACCAGTAGCAATGGTATATCTGCCATGTTTACTAACTGTAACCGGGGTAAAAAATCTGTTGCGGTTGATCTGAAGGATAATGCTGCTCAAGCAGCTGTCCGCGCACTTATTCAAGATGCAGATGTTGTGATCCATAATTTTCGGCCCGGTGTGATGGACCGCTTGGGGCTTGGTAGTGAACAACTTCGCACTGATAATCCGGCACTCATCTTTGTTGAGATTAATGGTTTTGGAAAAGATGGCCCTCTCGCGAATGCACCAGCTTATGATAGTGTTATTCAGGCACTTAGCGGTTTAACGGCCGTACAATCAGATGGTGGCCGTCCTGGGTTTATGAAAACACTGCTTTGCGACAAGGTAACGGCCTATACTGCATGGCAGGCGATCACTGCAGCTTTATATGTTCGAGAACGTTCAGAAGATCAGCAAGGCCAGCATATAGATATCTCCATGCTTCACGCCATGTTAGCTTTCATGTGGCCTGACTGTATGGCAAATGAAACCTTCCTTGATGATGGTATTCCTAAGTCTCCTAATATTGCAGACGTGTTCTGGGTAACAACCGTTCAGGACGGCCATATATCTATTATGGCTGCTACAGATGATCAGTGGGCGGGGGTGTTCCGTATCCTTGGGAAACCTGAACTGATAGATGATCCACGCTATGCAGACCTCTATGGTCGGGTGAAGCATATTGGTGAACTAAGGGAAATAATGAACGCAGGTTTTGCTAAATTTACACTGAAAGAGCTGTTGGCACGGCTAAAAGATGAAGATGTGCCTGGGACAGAATGTCTGGATAGGGAAAAGGCTATAACCCACCCACAAGTAACCGCGCTTGAACTTGTAGAAGAGCATGCTTGTAGTGTTATGGGGAATCTTCGAGCTGTTGCGCCGCCAATTTCTTTTGAAGGTAAGCGAGGGGTGTCTGGATTACCTGCGCCAAAATTGGGCCTTCATACGAGAGAGTGTCTGATGACTGCAGGGTTATCTGAAGATCAAATCAAAGCCTTTGAAGCAGAGAAATGCATCTTTGTAGCTAGTTGA